From the Quercus lobata isolate SW786 chromosome 6, ValleyOak3.0 Primary Assembly, whole genome shotgun sequence genome, one window contains:
- the LOC115993726 gene encoding fibrillin-5, chloroplastic, with protein sequence MATKLVQQPIPASHVIPPKPRATKIIKTLRLFSATHSRTKSPIFGECISSFRPIYFTKVAEQSPGMVEDETLAQAKTELYQAIQGLNRGIFGIPSAKKSEIEGFVKLLESQNPTPDPTLKLEKVGGCWKLVYSTITILGSKRTKLGLRDFISLGDFFQIIDVTKGKAVNVVKFSAKGLNLFNGKLTIEASFKISSKARVDISYDQSSITPVQLMNVFRKNYDILLGIFNPQGWLEITYVDDELRIGRDDKGNIFILERTGDNEP encoded by the exons ATGGCCACTAAGCTTGTTCAACAACCAATCCCAGCTTCCCATGTCATTCCTCCAAAACCAAGAGccacaaaaatcattaaaactctCAGATTATTCTCAGCCACACATTCAAGGACCAAGAGCCCCATATTTGGCGAGTGCATATCTAGTTTTAGACCCATTTATTTCACCAAAGTTGCAGAACAAAGCCCTGGCATGGTTGAGGATGAAACACTTGCCCAGGCCAAAACAGAGCTTTACCAGGCAATACAAG GATTGAATAGAGGGATATTTGGAATCCCATCTGCAAAGAAATCTGAGATTGAAGGTTTCGTGAAGCTGCTAGAATCTCAGAATCCAACTCCAGATCCTACTCTGAAACTAGAGAAG GTGGGTGGATGCTGGAAACTTGTTTACAGTACAattacaatcttgggttcaaaGAGAACGAAGCTAGGCTTGAGAGATTTCATTTCATTGGGAGATTTTTTCCAGATCATTGATGTTACTAAG GGAAAAGCAGTGAATGTGGTCAAGTTCAGTGCAAAGGGGCTAAATCTGTTCAATGGAAAGCTCACGATTGAGGCCTCCTTCAAGATTTCATCAAAAGCA AGAGTTGACATTAGTTACGATCAGTCATCAATCACTCCTGTCCAG TTGATGAATGTGTTCCGGAAGAACTATGATATTCTACTTGGCATCTTCAATCCACAAGGTTGGCTCGAGATTAC ATATGTTGATGATGAACTGAGGATAGGGAGGGATGATAAAGGCAATATCTTCATATTAGAGCGTACAGGAGATAATGAACCCTAA
- the LOC115950983 gene encoding protein BOLA2, producing the protein MGVTKEQVESSLKSKMNPSHLEVIDTSGGCGASFAIEIVSEQFEGKRLLERHRLVNGALEEEMKEIHALSIKKALTPEQWKQQQEPEKSNTAA; encoded by the exons ATGGGGGTGACAAAGGAACAAGTGGAATCTTCATTGAAGTCAAAGATGAATCCTTCACATCTC GAAGTAATTGATACATCTGGAGG TTGTGGAGCAAGTTTTGCAATTGAAATTGTATCAGAACAATTTGAAGGGAAGAGGTTGCTGGAGAGGCACCGATTGGTTAATGGTGCTCTGGAAGAGGAAATGAAGGAAATTCACGCTCTATCAATAAAGAAAGCTCTGACCCCTGAGCAGTGGAAACAACAGCAAGAGCCTGAAAAATCTAATACTGCTGCTTAG
- the LOC115994903 gene encoding trihelix transcription factor GT-2-like yields the protein MLEISTVPESNTATTGNRENDEGGGSVSVGSGEEERVGGGAEEGGDRSFGGNRWPRQETLAMLKIRSEMDDAFRDASSKAPLWEEVSRKLAELGYNRSAKKCKEKFENIYKYHKRTKDVRSSRPNGKAYRFFEQLQALDGHTQLPSPSPDKIPASLAETTMVVRTVEPRNVVQKAIPHSIIRNGNLAENYTPTTSSSSKESEGMRKKKKKLTEYFEDLMKEVIEKQENLQRKFIDVLEKCEQDRIAREEEWKIQELDRIKRERELLVQERSIAAAKDAAVLAFLKKFSEQASSVQFPEEAIMVTIPVEKFVERQENDNGGNVMDKQEKQNGENVLDRQEDDNGGNNLERQENDNGENSIQISSGRWPQMSSARWPKDEVEALIKLRTNLDFRYQENGPKAPLWEEISLAMKKLGYDRNAKRCKEKWENINKYFKRVKESNKKRSDDSKTCPYFQQLDALYSGKTKKVENSVNSGCELKPEELLMHMMSGQEERQRTESLTEDGEGENVNEIEGDKEDEDGDNYQVVASDPSSTANLG from the exons ATGTTGGAAATCTCAACTGTGCCGGAGAGCAATACCGCTACTACTGGCAACCGGGAGAACGATGAGGGTGGTGGGTCGGTGTCGGTTGGGtctggagaggaagagagagttggTGGTGGAGCTGAAGAGGGTGGCGACCGGAGCTTCGGCGGTAACCGGTGGCCGAGGCAAGAGACTTTGGCTATGCTCAAGATAAGGTCTGAAATGGACGATGCCTTCAGAGACGCTTCTTCCAAAGCTCCTCTCTGGGAAGAGGTTTCCAG GAAATTAGCTGAGCTTGGGTATAATCGAAGTGCCAAGAAATGCAAGGAGAAGTTTGAGAACATTTACAAGTATCACAAGAGGACCAAGGATGTCCGGTCCAGCCGACCCAATGGCAAGGCTTATAGGTTTTTCGAGCAATTACAGGCTTTAGATGGTCACACACAACTTCCTTCTCCTTCCCCGGATAAAATTCCGGCTTCTTTGGCTGAAACCACGATGGTGGTAAGGACAGTGGAGCCTAGGAATGTTGTTCAGAAAGCAATCCCACATTCTATCATTCGAAATGGAAATTTAGCGGAGAACTACACTCCAACCACGTCGTCATCCAGTAAAGAATCGGAAgggatgagaaagaagaagaagaagttgacaGAGTATTTTGAGGATTTGATGAAGGAAGTGATAGAGAAGCAAGAGAATTTGCAAAGGAAGTTTATAGATGTATTGGAGAAGTGTGAGCAAGATCGTATAGCAAGAGAAGAGGAGTGGAAGATTCAAGAATTGGATAGGATTAAGAGAGAACGGGAGCTTTTGGTTCAAGAAAGATCAATTGCCGCAGCTAAGGATGCAGCCGTGCTTGCATTCTTGAAGAAGTTTTCTGAGCAAGCAAGCTCAGTGCAATTTCCTGAGGAGGCGATAATGGTCACAATACCAGTGGAGAAATTTGTGGAGAGGCAAGAAAATGATAATGGTGGAAATGTTATGGACAAGCAAGAAAAGCAAAATGGTGAGAATGTTTTGGATAGGCAAGAAGATGACAATGGTGGGAATAATTTGGAGAGGCAAGaaaatgataatggtgagaattcTATTCAGATAAGCTCAGGTCGATGGCCTCAGATGAGTTCAGCTCGATGGCCTAAAGATGAAGTTGAAGCCTTGATTAAGCTGAGGACTAATCTTGATTTTCGGTATCAAGAAAATGGGCCAAAAGCACCTCTATGGGAGGAGATATCATTGGCTATGAAAAAGCTTGGTTATGATAGGAATGCAAAGAGGTGTAAAGAGAAGTGGGAGAATATAAACAAGTACTTCAAAAGGGTAAAAGAAAGCAATAAGAAAAGGTCTGATGATTCAAAAACATGTCCTTATTTTCAGCAGCTTGATGCTTTGTATAGTGGGAAGACTAAGAAGGTTGAAAATTCCGTTAATTCTGGTTGCGAGTTGAAGCCTGAGGAGCTTTTGATGCATATGATGAGTGGACAAGAAGAGAGACAAAGGACGGAGTCACTAACGGAAGATGGTGAGGGAGAAAATGTTAATGAGATTGAAGGAGAtaaggaagatgaagatggGGATAACTATCAAGTTGTAGCAAGTGATCCTTCTTCAACGGCAAATTTGGGCTGA